TGGGGTCGAGGCCCAGCTTGACCACCAGTTTTTTCCCTGATTGCAGTTTTTTGCGCAAGTCCTCCTCGGGGATAATCTCCACCGCCCCGGTTCGTAACAGATTGAGTGCTTCATCCGCCGTCATGCCCCCAAGTATACCGATATTGACAAGCTTCTCTGGACTCTTTCGCCAGAGGTCTGTGGGGATTCGGGGTGAGCAGGCTCTTATCATTTGTCTGGGCGTCGTCGTTTCAGCCCCTCATCCGGCGACAACAGTTACCGCTAGAGTTGTTTTTACTTGGCAAAAGGAGCACCAAACCAGCCAGTGCTGTCGGCACCCTTTCCCGCAAGGGGAGAGGGAAAAGGGAAAACGATAAAAGCCTGTCGAGGTGAGCAGGATCAACAGGCCCTCACCAGACTTGTCTTATACTAGAGGCTGTGCGAACCCTCTTGTTCCTGGCCCTGATTGCGGGTGGAGTGTACTTTTACGCCGAGCGATTTGGTCTGGCGGTAGGCTACGCACCCTTCACCCCGGTTTACTACTGGAACTACACCGGCGAAACCCGCAACCAGATTCGGGCCACGGGCATACGGGCTTTTATCAAGGTGACGGTGAGCGGCGATTTGCGAAAGGGGAGCCTCGAGGTCGAGGTTCGTCGCACGGGCCAGAACAGCCCCGGTCTGATCAAGCGCTACCAGGGCCGTTTCGCTGATGAAATTCGCTATCCTGCCGATGCCAGCCTGTATGATGTTATTTTCCGCTTCAAGGATGCACGGGGGCAGGTGCGTATGGACTGGGTAGCGGCTCGCAATGAATTCTGAGGGTCTAGCCAGGGGCCCCGGAACTATGCTAGACTTGTGAGCGGTTTGCCTCGAGGCTGCCGGTTTTCGTGCAGCCCCCCACTGGCACTTACGGAGAACTATGGCACAGAAAAAAACTGCTCGTAACCCCTCGGCGATGAAGCGCCACCGCCAGTCCCTCAAGAGACGGCTGCGCAACAAGTCCAAGATGTCGGCCATCAAGACCGTCAGCAAAAAAGCCGTCGCGCTGGCCAAAGAAGGCAATGTCAGCGAGGCTACCCGGGTCATGCGTTACGCCGAAAGCCTGATTGACAAGGCGGCCAAGGGCTCGACCCTGCACAAGAACGCGGCCAGCCGTCGCAAGTCGCGCCTGATGAGCAAGGTTAGCCAGCTTTTGAGTGGAGCCAAAGCCTAGGAGTAGAGCATGGGAAAAGGTGATCGTCGCACCCGCCGTGGCAAAATTTTCCGGGGTTCGTACGGTAAATACCGCCCCCGCAAGAAGTAACCTTTATCGCGCTCTTCACACGTGGCCGCCCGGTTGGGTGGCCGCTGTTCTTTCCTGGAAGAGTTCTTGGCCAACTTCAGGCGTACTACCTTTCAGTTATCCCAAGGTGGTAGTAGGTGGGTAGTGGAGCGTCGTAAAGGAGCCATACAGCATGGGGGGAAAGTCGGCAAGAAGGCTTACCAACCAGTCTCTCAAGCGGATCGACGTCTTTGCGAGGAGGCCAAAAGCCGACGAAGCAATCCAGAAGAAGGTTGTCAAAGGGTGTGTCCCAAAATCAACCAATGAACCCAGACGGTCAATCCCCCTTGGGGTGCTGCACAAAGCTCTATCCAAGCCCCCGTAGGGGTACTCGGTCTGCGCCGGAAGGTCAGTGCCGCTATGGTGATCGGCATCCAGAGGGGTTTCACGGCGAGTTGGGGTTGTTGAGGCTGGTTGAAACAGGGACACACCCGTTGTCAAACTACCGACTGGGTAGGGCGATCTTGCGGAAGTTCATGTGGACTTGGCAAAAGACCGCAGATCGCCCTGGTGGTGATTCCAGGCTTGTTTGGCTTCCTTGAGAGCCTGGGCTAGGCTGTCCTCGAGTTGTTCGCGGTAGCGTGCAGGCGCCCGGCCTCCCTCGGCCTCGAAGGCAGCAAGGTAATTCAAGGTAAAACTCAGGTCGCCTACCTGCCCAAAAATCTCCTGAAGGGCCTTCACGGTATCGCTATCTTGCTCGAGCCATTCCAGCGCATAGCGCAAACGCCGCAAGGCCCGGCGTAAGGCGTGCAGGTGCTCGATGCTGTCTTCTCTGCGCCATTCCTGGGCCCGGCGCTCCACCTGTTGCACGAAGCGCGGTAGCCGGGACTCGGCCACCTTTGCGTCCAGCGGGGGCAGGCAGGCAAGGGCCGATAGCAAGCCCGCCAGCCGGGGGCTATCCAGCAGGGGGACAAATGTTGTGCGGGCCTGTTTTAGCCGAAGCTCGGCCCAGGCTCGGAAAGCCCTGGGTAGATTCGGGTGTTGCAGCAACACTTCCAGGTCGCGCACCTGGCCTGCCGCACGCACCAACCAGGCCAGGTCGTCCTCGAGCACGCGCATTCCCGCCAGCCGCAGCCACACCCGCAAGCGCCGCACCGCCACCCGCACCTGATGCACGCCCTCGGGGTCGTGGCCCTCCCGGGCGATGGGTAGATGTTCAAGCAGGTGTTGGAGCCAGCGCTCTAGACCAATAACCGACATAGAACCAGCCTAGCATCGGGTCTGGTTGTGGGCCATGATTTTGGGATGATATTGGGGGGTTCCCGATCAGTCCTTCAAGTCACCTATCAATCTGGAAAGTTCAGCCCACAGTTTGGTCTGGGGTTCTTCGTGGTGGCCGCAATCTACCTCGTTGCGGTTGGCTCCACAAACCGGGCACAGGCCCTTGCAGTC
The sequence above is drawn from the Meiothermus sp. CFH 77666 genome and encodes:
- the rpsT gene encoding 30S ribosomal protein S20, translating into MAQKKTARNPSAMKRHRQSLKRRLRNKSKMSAIKTVSKKAVALAKEGNVSEATRVMRYAESLIDKAAKGSTLHKNAASRRKSRLMSKVSQLLSGAKA
- a CDS encoding 30S ribosomal protein THX; its protein translation is MGKGDRRTRRGKIFRGSYGKYRPRKK
- a CDS encoding CHAD domain-containing protein — encoded protein: MSVIGLERWLQHLLEHLPIAREGHDPEGVHQVRVAVRRLRVWLRLAGMRVLEDDLAWLVRAAGQVRDLEVLLQHPNLPRAFRAWAELRLKQARTTFVPLLDSPRLAGLLSALACLPPLDAKVAESRLPRFVQQVERRAQEWRREDSIEHLHALRRALRRLRYALEWLEQDSDTVKALQEIFGQVGDLSFTLNYLAAFEAEGGRAPARYREQLEDSLAQALKEAKQAWNHHQGDLRSFAKST